TTGAGGTCCGGACCAGATCCTCGTCGTCGAGCAGCCAGAGCACAGCAGCCCCGACCAGCGGGAGAAATAGAATGGAGGACAGAATCGGAAATCCGGCCGTGAGTTCTTCGAGCATGGACGTAGCCTAGTCGGGTTAAGACCTACATCTGAGCAAACAATTGAACGACAAGAACGAGCAGGAAGATCCCCGCGACGATGATGGCGGCATAATGATGCACCATTCCGCTCTGTATCTTCCGACCTTCGCGAGCCGCGAGGTGGTTGCTATATCCGATCACGTTCAGGCCGCCGTAGATAATATACTTCTCGATCCACGTGGATCCGGCAGAACCCCAATCAGCGAGCCATCCAACGCCCCGCACGATGCCGTCGATGATCGTGCGATCAAACCAGTCAAGGATTGCACCCAGACGTTTGAGCGGCTCCACGAAGATCAGGTCGTACAGTTCGTCGACGTAGTACTTGTTCAGCAGAAGCCGATACATCTTGGAGAATTTGTTCGCCCATCGGTCGGCTGTCGCCGGGCTCAGGCCGTAGAGAAAATGCGCCAGCCCCCATCCCGCCAAGGCTATGGCGATCGCAATGCTCATCAACAGCAACACCATGCCGGCATTTGTCTCATGCGCACTCCCAACTCCGACGACGGGCCCCAAAAATCCATGCAGCCAGCCATGCTCTGGAGGAAACCCCAAGATCACCCCACCCACGATCGAAAGGAAGGCAAGGGCTATCAGGGGAGCGACCATCACCATCGGAGATTCATGCACATGCTCAGCCGTATGAGGATCCATCCGAGACGAACCGTAGAACGTCAGATAGGTCAACCGGAACATATAAAAAGACGTCATCAATGCGCCGAACGCCGCCATGCTGTACAGGAGATAGTGATGAGTGGTGAAGGCATGAGCCATAATTTCGTCTTTGCTCCAGAATCCCGCTAAGGGAGGAAGGCCCGCGATCGCAATGGTGCCGACCAGAAACAGACGATGAGTCCATGGAATTCGGCTGCTCAGTCCGCCCATCTTCCGGATGTCCTGTTCCCCCGATAATGCATGGATGACCGATCCTGCCGCCAAGAACAACAGCGCTTTGAAGAACGCATGGGTCATGACGTGGAAAACGGACGCCGTATAGGCGCCGATCCCACAACCGAGAAACATATATCCGAGCTGGCTCACCGTCGAATAGGCCAGGACGCGTTTGATGTCGGTTTGGACGAGTCCGATGGTCGCGGCAAACAGGGCGGTGCCTCCGCCGACCAGCGCCACCGTCGACATCGCGACAGGTGAGAGATCAAAGATGGCGTGATTACGGACGACCATGTAGACACCGGCCGTCACCATGGTCGCCGCATGGATCAACGCGCTCACCGGCGTGGGACCTTCCATCGCATCGGGCAGCCATGTATGGAGGGGGAGCTGCGCCGACTTCCCAACCGCACCGATGAAGAGGCACAGAGCGATGGCCGTGGCCATATCTGGAGACAGTTGCCCGACCTGGGCAAAGACCTTGGTATAGTCGAGGGTCTTAAAGTTGCTGAAGACAAGAAATATCGCGACGAGAAATCCCGCGTCGCCGATCCTGTTGACGACGAAGGCTTTGGATGCTGCCTTGGCGGCCGAAATCTTGTCATAGTAATAACCGATCAAGAGATAGGAACAGAGCCCGACACCTTCCCAACCGATAAAGAGCACGAGATAGTTGTTCCCCATCACAAGAAGCAACATGGAGACCATGAAGAGATTCATGTAGGTGAAGAAGCGCGTAAATCCGGTTTCTCCGTGCATATAACCCACGGAATAGACGTGAATGAGGAACCCGACACCGGTGACGACCAGCAACCAAGCACAGGTCAGAGGATCCACCAGGTACGCCAAATTGATCGCGAGGTCGCCCCCGAAAATCCAATGATAGGCAACCACCTCATGGGAAGCTCCCGTACGCATGACATCGGCGAAGACGGCGATCGTACAGAGAAACGATAGGCCGACTGATCCCCAAGCCAATCGATGGGCCATCCCATGGGAGTAGCGGTGCCCGAGCAGGCCGTTCGCGAGAACCGCGAGCAACGGGAAAACGGGAATCAATTTGATGAGGAGGTCAGTCAAGCGGGACACAGTATCACACCATTCTGCGGATGCTCAGCCTGCCAACCATGCTGCACGGAGTTTGAACGTACAACGTACGCATGACGATACGTTGAGAGGTACGAGCCACCGACGGCACCGTTGGATCCGATCGTCCACACCCTGCTACCACTTCAAGAGGTTCATTTCATCCACATTCGTAGAAATCTTGCCTCTGAACACGACGATGATGATGGCCAAACCAACGGCCGCTTCACCAGCCGCGATGGCGATGATGAATAGTGCCACAAGTTGTCCCGCCATCGATTCCAAATAATGTGAGAACGCGACCAAATTGATGTTGGCCGCATTCATCATGATTTCAACCGACATCAGCACGATGATGAAGTTCCGTCTGACAAGCACACCCAAGAGCCCCGTCATAAAAAGGACCGCACTGACGGCTGTATAGGCAGATAGAGGAATCATAACCGCTCTCGATTCCTATCCAGGGGCTTCGGAGCCTTGGCCAAGACGATCGCGCCGATAATAGCTCCGAGCAGAAAGATACCGACGATCTCAAACTGCAAGAGATGGTCGCTGAACATCTTGATGCCCACGGCATAGGTATCGCCGTCTTGCAGCACCGCAGTGGTCGGAGCATCCCCCTTGACCCCCGAAAATGGAGACCGCAGGAGGAGGTACAAAACGTAGCCGGCTCCAAAGACAGCAGGCCCGAGAATATACGGAGCTGAGGGGTGAAAATAACGTTCATCCGTCTTGAGATTCAGCAACATCAACACGAAGAGGTACAGCACCAGAATCGCCCCAACGTAGACGATGACCTGCACGGCCCACAAAAACTCCGCATTCAGAAGAATGAATAGGCCAGAGACGTGCAAGAGCAACACGAGGAGAGAGAGCGCGCAGTGAACTGGGTGACGCAAGGACACCGTCATAACACCGGCGGCAATACTGATCAATGCAAAATAAACAAAAAACAGTCCGGTCATGGGTGCGGCTCAGCTCAGATGTTTGGGAGGCGGTTGGGTCGACTTCTGTACCGACTGCGGAAAATAGTAGCGGTACTCGCGGCTTTGCTCGACGTTCTTTTCTTGGTTGTGCGCATACAAATACTTCTTCCCGTCATCAAGATGGCGTTCGCCGATGTCGTAGAGCCGCTTCTTGTCGAACAGGAGACTGCGTTTGTCGTGGGTCGAGTATTCGTACATCTTGGTCATCGCCAAGGCGTTCACCGGACATGCTTCGACACAATAGCCGCAGAAGACGCATTTAGTGATATCGATATAAAATTCACTGGCGTAGCGCTGGAGCGGTCGGGCCGGATCCTCGGCACTGATCACCTTGATGCAATGCGAAGGACAGGCGGCCTCGCAAAGATCGCAGCCGACGCACCGTTCTCGCCCATCATCATATCGAAGCAAGCCAAGCGCACCGCGATGCGCATCAGGGATTGTTCGTTGCTCACGCGGATACTGAAACGTCATCGGGCGGTGAAGCATGTGTCGAAACGTAACCTTCATCGCGTCCACAATTTCGTAGAACAACGCAGCCTGAAGGATTCTTTTGGTCAACGCGGCGACACTCATCGGAGGCTCCTCGTCATGAATCTAGCTACTCGCTTACGCCTGTTCAACACTGACCCAGATCTGTTTGAACGACGGGACACCGGTCGCGGCATCAACCGACACCGGCATTAAGTCCTTCACAGGAGGTTCATTAAAATGCTCAGGAAAAAAACAGGTGCCTGGAGCGATGGACTGATCCGCCTGCACCGCGAGCTGAAGAGAACCACGATCGGAGGTCAAACGCACCTTCGCACCGTCTTGCAATCCGAGACGCTCCATGTCCCCTATATTCATCCGCAGCTTCCCTGTGTTCGGAGCAATCTTCATAAGCCCTGGCGCTTGCGTGGACAATTTCCCCGAATGCACCAATAACTGTCCCATCAATAGAGAAAAGGGGCGCGTATTCTCTCCAGATGACGGACCCTGTTGATAACGAGCCTTGACCTCCACTGCGTAGTCGCTGGACAAATACTGGTCAGGGACAGGCATCACTTTACGGGGTTGCCCGAGATTATAGTATCCGGGCAAAAGCTTCATAATCTCAGCTTGAATATCATTCGCCGATTGGTATTCCCATCGGCATCCCATGGCATTCGCAAGAGCTGTCATGATGTGCCAGTCCGGCAGGCTCTCTCCAAGCGGATCCATCGCCTGACGAACGCGCAGCACGCGACCTTCAAGATTTGTAAAGGTGCCGTCCTTCTCCGCATAGGTGCAAGCAGGAAGCACAAAATGAGCCAATTTCCCCGTCTCAGTCAAGAAAGGATCTTGCACGATTAACAGTTCGAGTCGTTCAAGAGCGGCTCGCACCTCCATCGACGCCGGCAAGGTGGCGAGCGGATTTTCCCCTAGAATGTACAGGGCTTTAATCCGTCCACTCTTGCATCGCTTCAAGATCTCGATGAGATGCGCTCCCGATCCGACAGGGGGGAGTGACGTTTCCCATGCTTTGGCGAACCGGTCCCGAACTGCTGGATCATCAAACCGAGCCTGACCTGGGAGAAACTCCGGTACTGCGCCCATATCAACGGCCCCTTGTTCATTCGGCTCCTCCGTCACGGTGTTCACACCGCAACCCGCTCGTCCGAGCTTGCCGGTGATCCAGGCGAGATCCATCAGTTTTAAGACGTTCTGATAGCCGTTCGTTCGTCTGACAATCCCTTCCGCACACAGGATGATCGACCTCGACGATTCGGCAAAAATAGCCGCAACCTCTCGGAAGGCTTCGACGGGAGAGCCGGTCTGAGCCGCTAGGCGCTCCAACGAAACATTCCCCACCGCGTTTTTGAGTGCCTCAAACGCTTGGGGGTGTTTCTCAACAACCTCTTCATCCACCAAATCCTGATCGATGGTCGTCTTGACCAACCCATCGATCACGGCACCCTCTGTGCCGGGCTTGATTAAAAACGGGTGGGATGCCAACTTTGCAATATTCGTCATGGCGCTGTCGAACGTCATCACCTGAGCCTTGTAGACCCGTATGGCTTCTTTGATTCGCACGGCGGTCAAGGGGTTCGTCTCGGTAATATTAGAGCCGAACAACATGATGGCTTTCGCTTTCGTCAGATCTTCCCAATCATTCGGCATTCTCCCCAGCCCCGTGGCCCGTTTGGACGCTAGGACAAAATTCATATGGCCGTAGCGGGCGCTACTATCGATCTGGTTGGTTCCAAAGCCAGTGCGCATAAGCTTCTGAAACAAATACAGCTCTTCGTTCGTGCAGCGGGCCGTAACAAGGCCACCGATGGCATCGGCACCGGATTTCCCCTTAATTTCGGCCAATCGGTCTACGAGCAGGTGCATCGTTTCCAGCCAAGGCTTTTGCACCAGCCGACCCCCTTCGCGGACAAGGGGTTGTGTAAGGCGGCTCTTACTGTCGAGATATTCGAACCCAAAACGTCCACGTACGCAGAGCCCGCCGTGCCCCTTGGCGGTTTCCGATCGGTCGCCCCACTTGTTCTTCCAGGATAACGGGGAGGTGATTCGGACCACCTCTTCATCTTTCGTTTCCAGATAGAGTTGGCAACCGTCTCCGCAGTAGTTGCAAGTCGTCGTCGTCTTCTTCATCTGCCACGGCTTATACAGATACTTGGAAAACTTGTTCGTGATGGCGCCGACCGGACAAACTGCCAAACAATCTCCGCAGAATTCACAATCGAGGGCGAGGTCGCCCTTTGCCACGACCTGGTTGAATCCACCCTTCTTCATGAACTGCAAGGCATCGATCATCAACACATCCTTGCAAACATTGATGCATTCCGCACATGCGATGCAGCGATTCATGTTGAAGTCGAGCACGGGACTGCGTGTATCTTCCGGAATGAATTTCTGCTTCGCATTGGCCAGATTTGTCACGCCATGCTGGAAGGCCATATCTTGTAGTTCACAATGTCCGTCCGCATCGCACACCGGGCAGTCGAGCGGATGCACCGACAGGTGTTTCTCGACGGCTTTCTTTCGCGCAAGAAAGAGATCCTCTCCCTCTGTACGGATCACCATTCCCGCCGCTGCCTTGGCGGTGCAGGACCGAACCGGAGCTTTCTTCCCCTCCTGCATGACGAGACACATGCCGCAAGAGCCGAAGGGGTCGAAGGTGTAGTGATAGCACATGGCCGGGATGATCTTGCCGGTCATGGCGATGACGTCGTACAACGACACCCCGTCCTTTGCCGTGACGGACTTCCCGTCAATGCTCAATTCGATCGTTGTCGCTTCAACGTCTGGATTAGTAGCCGGCTTCAGGCCCATTGTTGCCTCGTTATTCGTTCAACGTTACTCGGTAATTGCAAGAGATGCAGCAGTTCTGTAACGGTTCACGATTCACGTTTAACGCTTCCTAGCGGTCGCATTCACCCATCACGATATCGTACGTACCGAAGATGGTACAGGCATCAGAGATCATATAGCCTCTGGCCATATGATCGAACGCGCCCATGTGCACAAACGAAGGGGCGCGAATCTTGAGTCGATAGGGCTTTCCTCCCCCGGTACTGACGATGTAGAAACCCAATTCTCCCTTGTGGGCCTCAGTGCCGCAGTAGATTTCTCCTGGCGGAGCATCAAACCCCTGCGAGAAGAGTTTGAACTGTTGGATCATTGCCTCTAGGTTTGTAAAAACCCGTTCTTTCGGCGGCAGCGTCACGCTGGGAACATCCGCCATGATGGGCCCGTCCTGCATCTGCTCCAGACATTGGCGAATGATCTTGACGCTTTCGTAGAGCTCCATCACTCGAATCCAGTAACGATCGTACGTATCCCCATTTTTTCCGACTGGCACGCTGAACTCGCACTTTGGATAGGCGCTATAGGGCTCGTATTTACGAAGATCGTAGTCCACACCGGACCCGCGAAGAACCGGGCCGCTCAGACCAAAACTGACCGCATCTTCGGCGGAGATCACGGCGACCCCCTTGGTGCGCCCGAGCCAAATGCGGTTTCTCTCGAGAAACACCTGATATTCGTCGATCTTCGGCGGGAAATAGTCCAAGAACTGTTTGAGCTTGTCGATCAATGACGAAGTCAAGTCCCGCTCAACCCCGCCGATTCGGTACCAGCTGGTCGTAAGCCGAGCTCCGCACAGCTCGTCGAACCAATCGAGCAGGATTTCCCGATCCCGAAAACAATAAAAAAAGACGGTCATAGCCCCGATGTCAAGCGCCTGGGCGCTCAGCCAAAATTGGTGTCCAATGATCCGCTGAACCTCCGCCACGATCGTCCTGAGATATTCCGCCCGCTCTGGAACTTGTAAATTCAAGAGTTTTTCAACGGCACGGCAATAGGCAAAGTTGTTGTACATCGCGCAGACATAGTCGAGCCGGTCCGTATGAGGAATGAACTGATGATACGTGCCGTCCTCAGCAAGCTTTTCTACTCCTCGGTGGAGGTACCCCATTACCGGAGTAGATTTCACCAAGCGCTCCCCTTCCAGCTCTAGAATGACCTTCAGCACACCGTGCGTACTCGGGTGTTGAGGTCCCATGTTGAGCAGGAGTTCCTCGGTTCGCAGTGTCGGAAGCGTCTCGCTCTCCGGATGTTCCGGGTTGATCTTATAGACGGTGGTTCTTTGGTCTTCGAATGCCATGCCGGTGGAGGCTCCTATCGAGGCACTTCATCTAGAAAATCAAACGTGTCCCGCCAGCCCTTTCCACGGAGTGGAAAATCCTTACGCAGCGGATAACCTTCCGCATAATCATCAGGCATTAAAATCCGACGAAGGTCGGGATGGTTTCGAAACCGGATACCCATCATGTCGAAGACTTCGCGTTCCATGAAATCGGCACCTTTCCAAAGATCCGTCAAGGAATCCACGACACAATCCGATTCAGGCACCCGTGTCTTGAGTCGAAGGCGATGTCGCTTCCTAATCGAGTAGATCTCCCACACGACTTCGAATCGCGCTTCGTCATCAGGCCAATCCACGGAACTCACATGAACGATATAATCGAAATCCATCCCAGGATCGTTTCGCAGAAACTGAGCAACTTCATGAAGTTTGTCTCGGGAGACGGTCACTGCCGCGTCACCGCGCCACTCAACCAGCCCGGTGATCTCGACCGAAAACGTCTGCTGCATTCGCTGGAGCAGTGGATGCATAACGGCGCCTTACGCCTTCAAACTGGCCTTGACCTGCTCCGGTTGAGTCACAAACACACGTTTTTGCATGATGCGCTCCTGCAGTTTTAGAATGCCGTCCAAGAGGGCCTCCGGAGTCGGAGGGCAACCGGGCACATAAATGTCAACGGGAATAAATCGATCGACTCCCTGCACGACACTGTAACTGTCATAGATGTTTCCCGAGGTGGCACAGGACCCCATCGCAATCACATATTTAGGTTCGGGCATTTGGTCGTAAATTTTTCGGATCACCGGCGCCATGCGCCGGCACACGGTTCCGGCGACGATCATCAAATCCGACTGTCGCGGTGAACCACGAAACACTCCTGCCCCGAACCGATCCATATCGTACCGAGAAGAAACGGCGGCCATCATCTCGATAGCGCAGCAAGCCAGTCCAAAGGTCATCGGCCAGAGAGAACCCTTCCTCGCCCAGTTGACGGCTTTTTCGAGAGACCCCGTGATGACATCCGGAGCTCCGTCTTTCTCCTGACGTCCCAGCTGGATTAGTCCCATACAACCCTCAGTCCCACTCCAGCGCGCCTTTTCGCCAGGCATACACGTAAGCCACAATGAACAATCCTATAAAAATCATCATTTCAATCAACCCAATCACCCCGATCTTGGTAAATACGACGGCCCAAGGATAGAGAAAGATCACTTCAATGTCGAAGATGACGAACAACATCGCAAAAATGTAATACCTGACCGGAAACGGCATACGGGCATCGGAAAATGGTTCCGCTCCACACTCGTAGGTCGACAATTTTTCCGGTTCCGGATACCTGGGCTGCACAAAATAACTGACGAGCAAAGTCACTACCCCAAAAATCAGCGTTACCACGATAAAGAGAAAGACCGGAAAAAACTTCGTCAGATATTCAAGAAGAGCTTCGGTTCCAGTCATTTAGTTTCTGCTCTCACAAAGTATTGACCTTGAAAGGGTATTAGAGATCTGATGCGTGAAATTTTAGTGCCCGGATCTCGGGGATAGCAAGCGAACAAAGGACCTAATTCCGGGCGGACCCGAAAGTCCTAGGAATGGCAGTCTGTGAGTGGAGAGATAGGTTGAAGGATTAGGTTCTTGCTGCAACAAAACTCAGGCATCAACCGCCTAATCTCTTTCGCGTTGTTCATCGTCCATCCCGCAGGAGGATGGTCCAGCGTGAGAACTCTCCCATTCCGATTCGAGAGGAGAAAACGCCTTGACCTTTCGCCGCCGATGGATCTGTGTTTCGATTCGTTTCTCCTGGCGAGAGCCCATCGAGAGACGCTGATCCTTTTGTTCATCACCATTCATCGTCGGTCACGCCCCTCCCCGGAGAGACAAGGGATGACAACATTGCTTCCACGTTATCATCGGAGCGAACGGCCCGTCAAACTCGACCGATCCAGTTCAAATTCTTGACAACACAGCGTCTTTTGCTATGTTTTTTCAAGCAACCCTGGCCTCAGAAGGAACCTAATCTATGAAAACCCTGGCGTCCCTCGTCTTAGTCCTCTGTTCAGGAGCCGGCCTCTCACTTGAGGCAGTGCTGGCAGAGACACCAGAGATCGATTCTATTCGGTTTTCGCAGGCGGCACTCGCCTTTTCCAGTGGCGCCATCCAGAAAACATCCCCGATCGACGGAACCGTAAACTTGATAACCGGCGATAATCAGTCAACAGGTAATCGCATGCTTCTTGGCAAGCGAGATTCACTCTATCTCAAACTCAACAACCCAACCGACGTGGCAGTGGGTGACCTCTTCACCGTCTACCGGCGGGTTCGGAAAGTGTTCCATCCTGTGACGAAGGAATATCTCGGCTTTGTGATGAATCGCTCAGCGGTCGTGAGGGTGACCGCTGCCGACCACGCTCTCACGACCGCTGAGGCCGTGCTGAGCTACGGATCGATTTCCCCTGGTGACCCTGTCATGCGCTTTGCGCCTCTGGCTCCAGATATCGAGGCGAGCCCCGCGTCGAACATCCCCGACATCGAGGGTATGATCATTGAGCTCCAGGCCGACCGGACGATGACGCTGGTCTCACAGTCAAACGTTGTGTACTTGGATCGAGGGAGGGAAGATGGACTAAAGACCGGCGAATTCCTCGATATCCATCGGCACAGCGCCGGGCTTCCTCCACGAAAGATCGGCCAACTCAAGGTCCTATCGGTAGAAGCTCATACAGCAGCAGCTCTCGTATTTAAGGCCAACACCCGCGTCATCACAGGAGACCGGTTCAAACGAGTTGGATACGCCGCACCCCTCACCAAGCCTGTAGGCGCAAGCCCGGAGTTGCCCACCACTCAGGCCGGTCAAACGGTCCAGGCTGATCCGGTATCCAGCAAGCTGAAAATGCAGGATGCATCCGGACAAAGCCGGGTCAACCTTGGGGACCTCGCGAAGTTCCTGCGCTACGACTCAGGGGATGCGGCTATCAAGACAGAAAATTACCAAGTGCTCGATCAGTTGATCGAATACCTGCGCGGGAGCGGCGACATGAGGATGATCCGAATCGAGGGTCATACGGATAACGTGGAGATCGGCCCTTCGCTCAAGTCGCGGTATCCAAGCAATTGGGAGTTGTCCAAAGTGCGCGCTAACGGCGTCCTCCGCTATCTCATGGAAAAAGGTGGCGTGGAGCCGGGACGGATCAGTGCGGTGGGACTAGGAGACACCAAACCAACAGCCGCAAATACGGCGGAGGAGGGCCGCGCGAGGAATCGACGCGTGGAAATCCTTCTCTATGCTCCTGATGCTCCGACGCTTAAACCTGACGCACAGACTCAAGTACAAAGGCTCGAACACAATGCATCGAGTTTGAGTGCACGAGACGGCAACGACCCATCCTTCCTTCCACCTGCTGCATCAGACCCAGCTGGCTCCTCTGCGCGAGGAACCCTCTCCCTCAGCGATTCCACCCAGGTTTCTGTGAAGGACGGATCAGGTGCCGCCAATAACCCCGATGCGAGTGATGCCCTTTCCGCAGCCGGTAATAAGCTGGATACCCTGCCTCAGCCAACCGCCGGGACTCCGGCGGAATAGCATCGACTTAGCAGGCTGCGGAAAACCCCTCCCTCAGTACCTCCGAGAGCCTCAGGACGAACGGAGCGGTCACTGAATATACTGGGGATCCAGATCGTGCTGCGCTCACCGAAACCGACCAAATCGAATTTGTCCGCAGCCTGCTAGACGGTAGCCTAAACACTCTTTTTGTACACGATTAGCCCACCGATGAGGAGTGCACCCATCACCAATGCGAACAACCACATCATATCCATAACGGCTCCTTTCAATAGGTCGTTAATGACAACGTGAAATCTTGTCATCCAAAAGGAGCAACTCTTGTGCTCAACGCATTCCAACGAGACCGCCTCAGAACTCGGCCAAAATAGACGCACCACACATCACGTCCGCGTGAGTGATTCACCGGGGAGGGGGTAAATATCCTCAAGACTGTCTATTTGCTTAGACAGATGAAACCGTCAGGATCTCCATTGGCAGATAGGCGGCTGCTAGCCAAAATGCTCACGCCCATGCGGTGTGGTCAAATCTTGGTTGGGGCCGATCGGGACAATACGGGTGGGATTGATGTCGTCGTGCGTCACGTAGTAATGCCGCTTAATATGGTCGAAATTCACGGTATCGGCAATCCCGTCGGTTTGGTAGAGGTCTTTGAGATACCCGAAGAGATTGGGATAATCGATGATCCGCCGGACATTGCACTTAAAATGTCCGTGGTAGACCGCATCGAACCGAACCAACGTGACAAACAGTCGCCAGTCGGTTTCCACGAAGTCCAGCCCGAAGAGGTAACGCCGACCTGCCAGGCGCGTTTCGAGCTGATCCAGCGCGGCAAACAACCGCCGTGCCGCCCGTTC
This region of Nitrospira sp. genomic DNA includes:
- a CDS encoding OmpA family protein; amino-acid sequence: MKTLASLVLVLCSGAGLSLEAVLAETPEIDSIRFSQAALAFSSGAIQKTSPIDGTVNLITGDNQSTGNRMLLGKRDSLYLKLNNPTDVAVGDLFTVYRRVRKVFHPVTKEYLGFVMNRSAVVRVTAADHALTTAEAVLSYGSISPGDPVMRFAPLAPDIEASPASNIPDIEGMIIELQADRTMTLVSQSNVVYLDRGREDGLKTGEFLDIHRHSAGLPPRKIGQLKVLSVEAHTAAALVFKANTRVITGDRFKRVGYAAPLTKPVGASPELPTTQAGQTVQADPVSSKLKMQDASGQSRVNLGDLAKFLRYDSGDAAIKTENYQVLDQLIEYLRGSGDMRMIRIEGHTDNVEIGPSLKSRYPSNWELSKVRANGVLRYLMEKGGVEPGRISAVGLGDTKPTAANTAEEGRARNRRVEILLYAPDAPTLKPDAQTQVQRLEHNASSLSARDGNDPSFLPPAASDPAGSSARGTLSLSDSTQVSVKDGSGAANNPDASDALSAAGNKLDTLPQPTAGTPAE